A window of Pectobacterium carotovorum genomic DNA:
TACTTCAGACACGTTCCTCTCCAACTTGTCGTTACCCCTGACGAATAAGCTCGCCTGTTAATACATCCCTGATTTCTGATGGGTTCATTCTTCCACCTACGTCCCCAACTAGCACAGGAAAATCATCACCAAACTGCTGAGAGACTTCCTGAGCAGTACGGCAGGGCGGTTGACCACTTAAATTGGCACTGGTCGACACCAACGGTTTACCGTAACGCTGGCATAGTTCCTTGACTAGCGGATGGTCACTAACACGCACCGCAAGCGAAGAAAATTGCCCTGTTAGCCACTGCGGAGTCGTGCGTTTTGCTGGCAATACCCAAGTAACCGGACCTGGCCATGTGGAAAACATCACCGCCTTCTGCTCATCGGATAAC
This region includes:
- the tsaC gene encoding L-threonylcarbamoyladenylate synthase type 1 TsaC gives rise to the protein MSDVSDELMTPVLRELYNEQVIAYPTEAVFGLGCDPDSEVAVNRLLALKQRPWQKGLILIAADFSQLAPYIDDSALSDEQKAVMFSTWPGPVTWVLPAKRTTPQWLTGQFSSLAVRVSDHPLVKELCQRYGKPLVSTSANLSGQPPCRTAQEVSQQFGDDFPVLVGDVGGRMNPSEIRDVLTGELIRQG